The Aeromicrobium senzhongii genome includes a window with the following:
- a CDS encoding MBL fold metallo-hydrolase yields MGISRLEPGIVLIEDAGTNCYLIALGDRLVFVDTGLPRTWRYAQEALDSLGRGWDDVTDIVLTHAHFDHLGFTAQARRASGARVWVHPGDHRIAAHPYRYRPGRPRLLYPLRHPKAAPILARMVKAGALRVEGVEQVASLGVNAAPDGITVIPTAGHTDGHCALHIPALDAVLTGDALVTLDPYTGRRGPRIVARAGTKDAVQARRSLERIAATGARLVLPGHGEPWTQGAEAAVASARSSGVA; encoded by the coding sequence ATGGGAATCTCGCGCCTGGAGCCCGGCATCGTCCTGATCGAGGACGCCGGCACGAACTGCTACCTGATCGCCCTGGGCGACCGGCTCGTGTTCGTCGACACCGGACTGCCCCGGACCTGGCGCTACGCCCAGGAGGCGCTCGACTCCCTCGGCCGCGGGTGGGACGACGTGACCGACATCGTCCTGACCCACGCCCACTTCGACCATCTCGGCTTCACGGCGCAGGCCCGGCGCGCGTCCGGCGCCCGGGTCTGGGTGCACCCGGGCGACCACCGGATCGCGGCCCATCCGTACCGCTACCGCCCCGGCCGCCCCCGACTGCTCTACCCGCTCCGGCACCCGAAGGCGGCGCCGATCCTGGCCCGGATGGTCAAAGCCGGTGCGCTGCGAGTCGAGGGGGTCGAGCAGGTGGCGTCCCTCGGGGTCAACGCTGCACCCGACGGGATCACCGTCATCCCCACCGCCGGCCACACCGACGGGCACTGCGCCCTGCACATCCCCGCCCTGGACGCGGTCCTGACCGGTGACGCGCTCGTGACGCTCGACCCGTACACGGGCCGCCGTGGCCCACGGATCGTCGCTCGTGCCGGCACGAAGGACGCGGTGCAGGCCCGTCGCTCGCTGGAGCGGATCGCCGCCACCGGCGCCCGCCTCGTGCTGCCGGGGCACGGCGAGCCGTGGACGCAGGGCGCCGAGGCAGCCGTCGCATCGGCCCGGAGCAGCGGAGTCGCCTGA
- the gluQRS gene encoding tRNA glutamyl-Q(34) synthetase GluQRS — MSAGRFAPSPSGDLHLGNLRTAILAWLFARASGRRFLVRVEDLDRQRSRPEFERSQLDDLAALGLTWDPPVVRQSERDDLYAAALARLTAAGLTFECFCTRREIADAVRAPHAPPGSYPGTCRDLTETQRAAKRTERPPAIRLRAEADEWTVRDELRGEITGHVDDLVLRRGDGAHAYNLAVVVDDGEQGVDQVVRGADLLDAAPAQAYLAHTLGLPASTYAHVPLALNAEGRRLAKRDRAVTLRDLTPDEAWSLIGASLGVRARSPEALLAELDPWKISLDPWIVTR; from the coding sequence GTGTCCGCCGGCCGCTTCGCCCCGTCTCCGTCGGGCGACCTGCACCTGGGCAACCTGCGCACCGCGATCCTCGCGTGGCTGTTCGCGCGAGCGAGCGGCCGCCGTTTCCTGGTCCGGGTCGAGGATCTCGACCGCCAGCGCTCACGACCCGAGTTCGAGCGCAGCCAGTTGGACGACCTCGCCGCCCTCGGGCTGACGTGGGACCCGCCCGTCGTCCGCCAGTCCGAGCGTGACGACCTCTACGCCGCCGCGCTGGCGCGCCTCACCGCAGCCGGGCTGACCTTCGAGTGCTTCTGCACGCGTCGCGAGATCGCCGACGCGGTGCGCGCCCCGCACGCTCCGCCCGGCTCCTACCCGGGCACCTGCCGGGACCTGACGGAGACCCAGCGCGCTGCGAAGCGCACCGAGCGCCCACCGGCCATCCGGCTGCGCGCCGAGGCCGACGAGTGGACGGTCCGCGACGAGTTGCGCGGCGAGATCACGGGCCACGTCGACGACCTCGTGCTGCGCCGCGGCGACGGCGCCCACGCCTACAACCTGGCGGTCGTCGTGGACGACGGCGAGCAGGGAGTCGACCAGGTCGTGCGAGGCGCGGACCTGCTGGACGCGGCTCCCGCCCAGGCCTACCTGGCCCACACCCTGGGGCTGCCCGCCTCGACCTACGCGCACGTCCCGCTCGCCCTCAACGCCGAGGGCCGCCGGCTGGCCAAGCGCGACAGGGCGGTCACCCTGCGCGACCTGACCCCCGACGAGGCGTGGTCGCTCATCGGTGCGTCGCTCGGCGTCCGCGCGCGCTCCCCCGAGGCACTCCTGGCCGAGCTCGACCCCTGGAAGATCAGCCTGGATCCGTGGATCGTCACGCGTTGA
- a CDS encoding DHA2 family efflux MFS transporter permease subunit, translating into MATSTPAAPPEYPDKIDAAVLKIAGVVVLGSIMSILDITVVNVALPTFQEELGVENYSTVAWTVTAYTLALAAVIPLTGWAADRFGTKRLYMLALGLFTAGSVLCAAAWNIETLIGFRVLQGLGGGMLMPLGMTILTKAAGPERMGRLMAILGIPMLLGPILGPIIGGFLIDNASWHWIFLINLPLGLGALIYAWRVLEQDAPHPSESFDFIGMALMSPGLALFLYGVSSIPDAGGMGEPKVWATMLVGGLLVAAFIVYSFKPKHPLLDFRLFRNYNLSISTLTMFIFAGAFFGGLLLVPTYFQQVGGETPLKAGLLVAPQGLGAMLTMPLAGVLADRFPVGRVVPFGLALICGGMFALTSLEADTGYGYIIAALFVMGLGMGLTMMPLMTSALRTLQSHEVARGSTLLNISQQIASSVGVAIISVVLTNQMKDSRAIQAAQALSKAEADQVPADPSLLDYVQSLGARFESLVLSDMAHAFAASFVVAFWLCVVALVVSLFLPKRREAARLLDDQGQPPVMMH; encoded by the coding sequence ATGGCAACTAGCACCCCGGCCGCGCCGCCGGAGTACCCCGACAAGATCGATGCGGCGGTCCTCAAGATCGCCGGCGTCGTCGTGCTGGGATCGATCATGTCCATCCTGGACATCACGGTGGTGAACGTGGCCCTTCCCACGTTCCAGGAGGAGCTGGGCGTCGAGAACTACTCGACCGTCGCCTGGACCGTCACCGCCTACACCCTCGCGCTCGCCGCCGTGATCCCGCTGACGGGGTGGGCGGCGGACCGCTTCGGCACCAAGCGCCTCTACATGCTGGCGCTGGGCCTGTTCACCGCCGGCTCGGTGCTGTGTGCCGCCGCGTGGAACATCGAGACGCTGATCGGCTTCCGGGTGCTCCAGGGCCTCGGCGGCGGCATGCTCATGCCCCTGGGCATGACGATCCTGACCAAGGCCGCCGGACCGGAGCGGATGGGCCGGCTCATGGCCATCTTGGGCATCCCGATGCTGCTCGGCCCGATCCTCGGTCCGATCATCGGCGGCTTCCTCATCGACAACGCCTCCTGGCACTGGATCTTCCTGATCAACCTGCCCCTCGGCCTCGGCGCGCTGATCTACGCCTGGCGGGTGCTGGAGCAGGACGCCCCGCACCCGAGCGAGTCGTTCGACTTCATCGGCATGGCGCTCATGAGCCCCGGCCTGGCGCTGTTCCTCTACGGCGTCTCGTCGATCCCCGACGCCGGTGGCATGGGCGAGCCCAAGGTCTGGGCGACGATGCTGGTGGGCGGACTGCTGGTTGCCGCGTTCATCGTCTACTCGTTCAAGCCGAAGCACCCGTTGCTGGACTTCCGGCTGTTCAGGAACTACAACCTGTCCATCTCGACGCTGACGATGTTCATCTTCGCCGGCGCCTTCTTCGGCGGCCTGCTGCTGGTGCCGACCTACTTCCAGCAGGTGGGCGGCGAGACGCCGTTGAAGGCCGGCCTGCTCGTGGCCCCGCAGGGCCTCGGCGCGATGCTGACGATGCCGCTCGCGGGTGTCCTGGCCGACCGGTTCCCCGTCGGCCGGGTCGTGCCGTTCGGTCTGGCCCTGATCTGCGGCGGCATGTTCGCCCTGACCTCGCTCGAGGCCGACACCGGCTACGGCTACATCATCGCGGCGCTGTTCGTGATGGGCCTGGGCATGGGCCTGACGATGATGCCGCTCATGACGTCCGCGCTGCGGACCCTGCAGTCGCACGAGGTGGCTCGCGGCTCGACGTTGCTCAACATCAGCCAGCAGATCGCCAGCTCGGTGGGCGTCGCGATCATCTCGGTCGTCCTGACCAACCAGATGAAGGACAGCCGGGCGATCCAGGCGGCCCAGGCCCTGTCGAAGGCGGAGGCCGACCAGGTCCCCGCCGACCCGTCGCTGCTGGACTACGTGCAGTCCCTCGGCGCGAGGTTCGAGTCGCTCGTGCTGTCGGACATGGCGCACGCGTTCGCGGCCAGCTTCGTCGTCGCCTTCTGGCTGTGCGTCGTGGCCCTCGTGGTCAGCCTCTTCCTGCCGAAGCGGCGTGAGGCGGCGCGCCTGCTGGACGACCAGGGCCAGCCCCCGGTGATGATGCACTGA
- a CDS encoding LysE family translocator, which yields MPTLETLATFCLAALALILLPGPSVLFVIGRSLAHGRRTGILSVLGNGLGGLPVVVAVALGLGVIVAESAVVFNVVKVVGAVYLIHLGIRAWRSGPAESALTEGAQGPVASPGRALLEGFWVGVSNPKTIVFFAAVLPQFVDRDSGAVSTQMLVLGVVFLLIALVCDSGWALLAGTARAWFAGSPSRLATVRRAGGAMMIGLGGLLLTSQRH from the coding sequence ATGCCCACCCTCGAGACGCTCGCGACGTTCTGTCTGGCGGCCTTGGCCCTGATCCTGCTCCCCGGGCCCAGCGTCCTGTTCGTCATCGGCAGATCGCTGGCCCACGGGCGCCGCACCGGGATCCTGAGCGTCCTGGGCAACGGCCTGGGCGGTCTGCCGGTCGTCGTCGCCGTCGCCCTCGGACTGGGGGTGATCGTGGCGGAGTCGGCGGTCGTGTTCAACGTCGTCAAGGTGGTCGGTGCCGTCTATCTCATCCACCTCGGCATCCGGGCCTGGCGCAGCGGGCCCGCAGAGTCGGCGCTCACCGAGGGTGCGCAAGGACCGGTCGCCTCACCCGGACGGGCGCTCCTCGAGGGCTTCTGGGTGGGCGTCTCCAACCCGAAGACGATCGTCTTCTTCGCCGCGGTGCTGCCGCAGTTCGTCGACCGGGACTCCGGAGCGGTCAGCACCCAGATGCTCGTGCTGGGCGTCGTCTTCTTGCTGATCGCCCTGGTGTGCGACTCCGGCTGGGCGCTGTTGGCCGGGACGGCCCGCGCCTGGTTCGCCGGCTCACCGAGCCGGCTGGCGACGGTCCGGCGCGCCGGCGGCGCCATGATGATCGGGCTCGGCGGCCTGCTGCTGACGAGTCAGCGGCACTGA
- a CDS encoding FAD-binding oxidoreductase, translated as MAALRASWDAIGPGQPVRLAKKTSNLFRPRSRSAGPGLDVSGLDGVIAIDPDARTADVQGMCTYERLVDETLAHDLMPSVVPQLRTITLGGAVTGLGIESTSLRLGLPHEAVLEMDVLTGSGEIVTATPDNEHAELFAAFPNSYGSLGYAVRLRIELQPAPRQVRLRHVPFAGAADVVKALAEIADAGRWDGVPVDAVDGTAFSPDEIYLTLAQFTDADLPTSDYTGQDVYYRSIRQRHEDVLTIHDYLWRWDTDWFWCSGAFGAQNPSVRRLWPRRWRRSDVYHRLVALDGTVGVSRVLDRIKHVPARERVIQDIEVPLDRLEDFLTWFDREVVMRPVWLCPLRTRRAWPTYPLTPGDVYVNVGFWGTVVVPAGSEPGAVNRKVEGEVHRLGGHKSLYSEAFYDRETFGALYDTAGLDRVRSTYDPDSRLNTLYDKAVRNS; from the coding sequence GTGGCCGCCCTTCGTGCGTCGTGGGACGCCATCGGTCCGGGCCAGCCCGTCCGGCTGGCCAAGAAGACCTCCAACCTGTTCCGTCCCCGCAGTCGGTCGGCGGGTCCGGGCCTCGACGTCTCGGGTCTGGACGGGGTCATCGCGATCGACCCGGACGCCCGCACCGCCGACGTCCAGGGCATGTGCACCTACGAGCGCCTCGTCGACGAGACCCTGGCGCACGACCTGATGCCCAGCGTCGTGCCGCAGCTGCGCACCATCACGTTGGGCGGCGCCGTCACCGGCCTGGGCATCGAGTCCACGTCGCTGCGACTGGGTCTGCCGCACGAGGCGGTGCTCGAGATGGACGTGCTGACGGGCTCGGGCGAGATCGTCACCGCCACGCCCGACAACGAGCACGCCGAGCTGTTCGCGGCGTTCCCCAACTCCTACGGCAGCCTCGGGTACGCCGTCCGGCTCAGGATCGAGCTGCAGCCGGCGCCGCGTCAGGTCCGGCTGCGGCACGTGCCGTTCGCTGGAGCCGCCGACGTCGTCAAGGCGCTGGCCGAGATCGCCGACGCCGGCCGGTGGGACGGCGTTCCCGTCGACGCGGTGGACGGCACCGCATTCAGCCCCGACGAGATCTACCTGACCCTGGCGCAGTTCACCGACGCCGACCTGCCGACCAGCGACTACACGGGCCAGGACGTCTACTACCGCTCGATCCGGCAGCGTCACGAGGACGTGCTGACGATCCACGACTACCTCTGGCGCTGGGACACCGACTGGTTCTGGTGCTCGGGCGCGTTCGGCGCCCAGAACCCGTCGGTGCGTCGCCTGTGGCCGCGGCGGTGGCGCCGCAGCGACGTGTATCACCGGCTCGTCGCTCTCGACGGCACGGTGGGCGTCAGTCGCGTCCTGGACCGGATCAAGCACGTGCCGGCGCGCGAGCGGGTCATCCAGGACATCGAGGTGCCGCTGGACCGGCTGGAGGACTTCCTCACCTGGTTCGACCGGGAGGTGGTGATGCGTCCGGTCTGGCTGTGCCCCTTGCGGACCCGGCGCGCCTGGCCGACGTACCCCCTGACGCCCGGCGACGTCTACGTCAACGTGGGCTTCTGGGGCACCGTCGTGGTCCCGGCCGGATCCGAGCCCGGCGCGGTCAACCGCAAGGTCGAGGGCGAGGTCCACCGGCTGGGCGGGCACAAGTCGCTCTACTCCGAGGCGTTCTACGACCGCGAGACGTTCGGCGCTCTCTACGACACCGCGGGGTTGGACCGGGTCCGGTCCACGTACGACCCCGACTCGCGGCTGAACACCCTCTACGACAAGGCGGTGAGGAACTCATGA
- a CDS encoding pirin family protein encodes MPESRVLRRAADRFHTVADGTETFHSFSYGRHYDPDNIGFGPVIAINEERIAAGAGYDEHHHADAEIVTWVLDGVLDHEDSTGHGGQVRPGVAQRLSAGAGVTHAERNASDVAALRFVQMMVRSTNEDEPEYAQATVPAGPGVHETVPVHADARLVVARPGPDAPVELEVEHAALLHVTRGPLSVDGTVLDPGDALHVAGPTRLGLTGRNGEALVWLIPHSRG; translated from the coding sequence ATGCCTGAGTCCCGTGTCCTGCGCCGTGCGGCCGACCGGTTCCACACCGTCGCCGACGGCACCGAGACGTTCCACTCGTTCTCCTACGGGCGCCACTACGACCCCGACAACATCGGCTTCGGTCCGGTGATCGCGATCAACGAGGAGCGCATCGCGGCGGGAGCCGGGTACGACGAGCACCACCACGCCGACGCCGAGATCGTCACGTGGGTGCTCGACGGCGTCCTGGACCACGAGGACTCCACCGGCCACGGGGGGCAGGTCCGACCCGGCGTCGCGCAGCGCCTCAGCGCCGGCGCAGGTGTCACGCACGCCGAGCGCAACGCCAGCGACGTCGCCGCGCTGCGGTTCGTGCAGATGATGGTCCGCAGCACGAACGAGGACGAGCCCGAGTACGCCCAGGCGACCGTCCCCGCCGGGCCGGGCGTGCACGAGACCGTGCCGGTCCACGCCGACGCCCGGCTGGTGGTGGCGCGCCCCGGTCCCGATGCTCCCGTCGAGCTCGAGGTGGAGCACGCAGCGCTCCTGCACGTGACCCGTGGACCGCTCTCGGTCGACGGCACGGTGCTCGATCCGGGCGACGCGTTGCACGTCGCGGGGCCCACCCGGCTCGGGCTCACGGGCCGGAACGGCGAAGCGCTGGTCTGGCTGATACCGCATTCTCGGGGATAG
- a CDS encoding nitroreductase/quinone reductase family protein translates to MSFEAHGGTRGGKTHGGPLTRLVNRFVARRARRSATASMGPMKLAVLTTIGARSGLPRENPVGWFPGGDGSYLVVASANGARNNPAWFHNIAAHPDDVTLEIGPRKIAVSAEQLHGAEREAALRSIVEAAPQFAGYNDKTDRVIPVVRLTERPAPPS, encoded by the coding sequence ATGAGTTTCGAGGCCCACGGCGGAACCCGCGGCGGCAAGACCCACGGCGGTCCCCTCACGCGTCTGGTGAACCGCTTCGTCGCGCGCCGCGCACGGCGGTCGGCGACGGCGTCCATGGGACCGATGAAGCTGGCGGTCCTCACCACGATCGGCGCCAGGAGCGGACTCCCCCGCGAGAACCCCGTGGGCTGGTTCCCCGGCGGGGACGGGTCCTACCTGGTCGTCGCCTCGGCGAACGGGGCCAGGAACAATCCCGCGTGGTTCCACAACATCGCCGCACACCCCGACGACGTCACCCTCGAGATCGGGCCGCGCAAGATCGCGGTCAGCGCCGAGCAGCTGCACGGCGCCGAGCGTGAGGCCGCGCTGCGCTCGATCGTCGAGGCCGCCCCGCAGTTCGCTGGCTACAACGACAAGACCGACCGCGTGATCCCCGTCGTCCGCCTGACGGAGCGCCCCGCTCCCCCGTCCTGA
- a CDS encoding class I SAM-dependent methyltransferase, giving the protein MSIVPETRLTIGEALFRLLRDDVPVRFEAFDGSVVGPEDSPIRLRLLNERGLSYLMTAPGDLGFARAYVSGDLQIEGVHPGDPYELLKAVMSRLRFRVPPATEMVQIARSLGFGNLKPPPPPAEEHVPRWRRALEGLRHTKVRDAEAIQHHYDVSNRFYELVLGPSMTYTCAVFPKADATLEEAQAEKYDLVCRKLDLKAGDRLLDIGCGWGGMVRHAAQHYGVRGIGVTLSQQQAQWAQAENERQGLSDLAEVRHSDYRDVTETGFDALSSIGLTEHIGVRNYGDYFAFARSKVKVGGRMLNHCITRPDNKGRASAGQFIDRYVFPDGELTGVGTIVVAMQDAGFEVRHLEDLREHYGLTLAGWCQNLVDHWDEALDEVTLGRAKVWGLYMAGSRLAFERNEIQLHHVLGVNTSADGDAAYPLRVDF; this is encoded by the coding sequence ATGAGCATCGTTCCCGAGACTCGTTTGACGATCGGCGAGGCGCTGTTCCGCCTCCTGCGCGATGACGTGCCCGTCCGCTTCGAGGCCTTCGACGGCAGCGTGGTGGGCCCCGAGGACTCGCCCATCCGCCTGCGCCTGCTCAACGAGCGGGGCCTGTCGTACCTCATGACCGCTCCGGGGGACCTCGGGTTCGCCCGTGCGTACGTGTCCGGCGACCTGCAGATCGAGGGCGTCCACCCCGGCGACCCCTACGAGTTGTTGAAGGCCGTCATGAGCCGACTGCGGTTCCGGGTGCCCCCGGCCACCGAGATGGTCCAGATCGCCCGCAGTCTGGGGTTCGGCAACCTCAAGCCGCCGCCGCCCCCGGCCGAGGAGCACGTGCCCCGATGGCGACGGGCGCTCGAAGGACTGCGGCACACCAAGGTCCGCGACGCCGAGGCGATCCAGCACCACTACGACGTGTCGAACCGCTTCTACGAGCTGGTGCTGGGCCCGTCGATGACCTACACGTGCGCCGTGTTTCCCAAGGCCGATGCCACGCTCGAGGAGGCGCAGGCCGAGAAGTACGACCTCGTGTGCCGCAAGCTCGACCTCAAGGCCGGCGACCGCCTGCTCGACATCGGCTGCGGCTGGGGCGGCATGGTCCGGCATGCGGCGCAGCACTACGGGGTGCGAGGCATCGGCGTGACGCTCTCGCAGCAGCAGGCGCAGTGGGCCCAGGCCGAGAACGAGCGCCAGGGTCTGTCCGACCTGGCCGAGGTCCGGCACAGCGACTACCGCGACGTGACCGAGACCGGCTTCGACGCGCTCAGCTCGATCGGGTTGACCGAGCACATCGGGGTCCGCAACTACGGCGACTACTTCGCCTTCGCCCGCAGCAAGGTCAAGGTCGGCGGACGGATGCTCAACCACTGCATCACGCGGCCCGACAACAAGGGCCGTGCCTCGGCCGGTCAGTTCATCGACCGGTACGTCTTCCCCGACGGCGAGCTCACCGGCGTCGGCACAATCGTCGTCGCGATGCAGGACGCCGGCTTCGAGGTGCGTCACCTCGAGGACCTGCGGGAGCACTATGGGCTGACCCTGGCAGGCTGGTGTCAGAATCTGGTGGACCACTGGGACGAGGCGCTGGACGAGGTCACCCTCGGCCGTGCCAAGGTCTGGGGCCTGTACATGGCCGGGTCCCGCCTGGCCTTCGAGCGAAATGAGATCCAGTTGCACCACGTCCTGGGCGTGAACACCTCTGCCGACGGCGACGCCGCGTACCCGCTGCGAGTCGACTTCTGA
- a CDS encoding glycoside hydrolase domain-containing protein codes for MSAVAPIARRLALVLGPLLVASLMASPAHAADPRSPARFTGYAFDTCVSPSNQVMDAWNVTSPYTVVGIYTSGNSRYCDDSKQPHLSPAWVKRQANRGWLFLPIHVGYQAPCFDSKSTKRHMSYNGTLARRQARADADEATRRAAYFGFAKKNAVYLDIEWYDRANRPCDAAVLTFIDAFVQRAHKRGYKVGLYSSGSAAIAAVDEARHAQRKGFDFPDQMWFAWTNKRANTNGGPYLSNTFWKRDRVHQYHNNVAVSYGGHRVTIDKNVLAVGGGSRAKKEQKVCKMSPTLTRYRSLKAGSRGKDVKLLQCLLRRAGHKSTITGRWNARTTKAVNSYRTDLGWARNGAATRPLWTALLSRGKTPIALKRGKVGEPVHRLQRSLRAAGQKVKVTGIYDARTAAAVRSYRTRVGLPGYQVADATVWAALQRGRR; via the coding sequence ATGTCCGCCGTCGCTCCGATCGCCCGCCGTCTGGCCCTGGTGCTCGGCCCCCTGCTCGTCGCCTCGCTGATGGCGTCGCCCGCTCACGCGGCGGATCCCCGGTCGCCCGCCCGGTTCACCGGCTACGCCTTCGACACGTGCGTCTCGCCGTCCAACCAGGTGATGGACGCGTGGAACGTCACGTCGCCGTACACGGTCGTGGGCATCTACACCTCGGGCAACTCGCGCTACTGCGACGACTCGAAGCAGCCCCACCTCAGCCCGGCGTGGGTCAAGCGCCAGGCGAACCGCGGCTGGCTGTTCCTGCCGATCCACGTCGGCTACCAGGCGCCGTGCTTCGACTCGAAGTCGACGAAGCGGCACATGTCGTACAACGGCACGCTCGCCCGCCGGCAGGCCCGGGCCGACGCGGACGAGGCCACGCGCCGTGCCGCCTACTTCGGGTTCGCGAAGAAGAACGCCGTCTACCTCGACATCGAGTGGTACGACCGCGCCAACCGCCCCTGCGACGCCGCCGTCCTGACCTTCATCGACGCGTTCGTCCAGCGGGCCCACAAGCGCGGCTACAAGGTCGGCCTGTACTCCAGCGGCTCGGCCGCGATCGCGGCCGTCGACGAGGCGCGTCACGCCCAGCGCAAGGGCTTCGACTTCCCCGACCAGATGTGGTTCGCCTGGACCAACAAGCGGGCGAACACCAACGGCGGTCCCTACCTGTCGAACACGTTCTGGAAGCGCGACCGCGTGCACCAGTACCACAACAACGTCGCGGTCTCCTACGGCGGACACCGGGTCACGATCGACAAGAACGTCCTGGCCGTGGGGGGCGGATCGCGCGCCAAGAAGGAGCAGAAGGTCTGCAAGATGTCGCCGACCCTGACGCGCTACCGGTCGCTCAAGGCCGGCTCGCGCGGCAAGGACGTCAAGCTCCTGCAGTGCCTGCTGCGCCGTGCCGGCCACAAGTCGACCATCACCGGCCGCTGGAACGCCCGCACGACCAAGGCCGTCAACTCCTACCGCACCGATCTCGGGTGGGCGCGCAACGGCGCGGCGACACGACCGCTGTGGACCGCCCTGCTGTCGCGCGGCAAGACCCCCATCGCCCTCAAGCGCGGCAAGGTCGGCGAGCCCGTCCACCGGCTGCAGCGCTCCCTGCGCGCCGCGGGCCAGAAGGTGAAGGTCACGGGCATCTACGACGCGCGCACCGCCGCGGCGGTCCGCTCCTACCGCACGAGGGTCGGCCTGCCCGGCTACCAGGTCGCCGATGCCACGGTGTGGGCGGCGCTGCAGCGCGGTCGACGCTGA
- a CDS encoding hemerythrin domain-containing protein, whose protein sequence is MSPTPLLLPGQAASPPGPADMTMMYVLHHAFRRDVQDFARAAEQMPTGDRDRWVLLANRWQLFTHELHQHHTKEDEILGPLLLDRVRAAGDAEAERVLHEMEAEHAVLDPLLAAAAAAFERLSAGGDDRAHDLLRDTLGELGAVLGHHLGHEESAAIEILQRYVGGNEWHELERTHFRTKQTLAEARWFVPWALKGLPAEAEHRVLTLAGPPLRIIHAVSKRRFRSQEQEAFGVLDA, encoded by the coding sequence ATGTCCCCCACGCCTCTGCTGCTGCCCGGTCAGGCCGCCTCGCCGCCCGGGCCCGCCGACATGACCATGATGTACGTCCTGCACCACGCGTTCCGCCGCGACGTGCAGGACTTCGCCCGCGCTGCGGAACAGATGCCGACGGGCGACCGTGATCGGTGGGTCCTGCTGGCGAACCGGTGGCAGCTCTTCACGCACGAGCTGCACCAGCACCACACCAAGGAGGACGAGATCCTCGGGCCGCTGCTGCTCGACCGGGTGCGCGCGGCCGGTGACGCCGAGGCCGAGCGGGTGCTGCACGAGATGGAGGCCGAGCACGCCGTCCTCGACCCGCTGCTGGCGGCGGCCGCCGCCGCGTTCGAGCGGCTGTCGGCCGGAGGCGACGACCGCGCCCACGATCTGCTGCGCGACACCCTCGGCGAGCTCGGGGCCGTCCTGGGCCATCACCTCGGTCACGAGGAGAGCGCGGCCATCGAGATCCTGCAGCGGTACGTGGGCGGGAACGAGTGGCACGAGCTGGAGCGGACGCACTTTCGGACGAAGCAGACCCTGGCCGAGGCGCGCTGGTTCGTGCCGTGGGCACTCAAGGGCCTGCCGGCCGAGGCCGAGCACCGGGTCCTGACGCTGGCCGGTCCGCCGTTGCGGATCATCCATGCCGTGTCGAAGCGCCGTTTCCGATCCCAGGAACAGGAGGCGTTCGGCGTCCTCGACGCGTGA
- a CDS encoding metallopeptidase family protein → MIDVDPDRFEELVTAALADVPAELADRLDNVVLFIEDDAPPEDPHLLGLYDGIPLTERDSTYAGVVPDRIFVYRNPTLAICETEEDVVEEVRITVVHEIAHFFGIDDARLHELGYA, encoded by the coding sequence GTGATCGACGTCGACCCGGACCGGTTCGAGGAGCTGGTGACCGCCGCGCTCGCCGACGTCCCCGCGGAGCTGGCCGATCGGCTCGACAACGTGGTGCTGTTCATCGAGGACGACGCGCCGCCGGAGGACCCGCACCTGCTGGGGCTCTACGACGGGATCCCGCTGACCGAGCGCGACTCCACGTACGCCGGCGTCGTGCCCGACCGCATCTTCGTCTACCGCAATCCGACCCTCGCGATCTGCGAGACCGAGGAGGACGTCGTCGAGGAGGTCCGGATCACGGTCGTGCACGAGATCGCCCACTTCTTCGGGATCGACGACGCCCGCCTGCACGAGTTGGGCTATGCCTGA